The following coding sequences lie in one Criblamydia sequanensis CRIB-18 genomic window:
- the der gene encoding ribosome biogenesis GTPase Der, with amino-acid sequence MTSYLKLALVGRPNVGKSALFNAIAKKRVAIVDEAEGVTRDRIYTLCDFFGKSFIAVDTGGIDPRSKAPFNEEVKKQAELAIEEADTLILVVDGKAGVTLLDEELARLLLKKQKKVVLAVNKIDDISKSHLIHQFHSLGLTKIIPVSATQNWNIAELLEAALSGLDEKKGEENNYPKVAVVGRPNVGKSSLVNYLLQDDRCIVSPIPGTTRDSIDVTLIHNEKPYIFIDTAGIRRKKAEHDVVDKFAAIRTQEAIERSDICILMIDAVEGITLHDKKISKSIEDAGKGCILLINKWDLIKGFRMEHCLQGIEEEVPFLKHCPKVFTSAKTGRNVDEIFPLIDLIVEEGKKRITTHQLNAFLVRAMQLNHPPMIQGKRLRIYYMTQVDVNPPKFILFVNYASLLSDTYRKYLYNQFRKSFAFTGLPIRIHTKDKAKESRKKKAENRLTPLPESVYQREKMAETLDEQEDRLEQLQAFEDEDGLD; translated from the coding sequence ATGACCTCATATTTAAAACTTGCCCTAGTCGGCAGACCGAACGTTGGAAAATCCGCCCTTTTTAATGCTATCGCTAAAAAACGAGTCGCTATTGTTGATGAAGCAGAAGGGGTGACAAGAGATCGTATCTATACTCTTTGCGATTTTTTCGGAAAATCCTTTATCGCCGTCGATACGGGAGGAATTGATCCTAGATCAAAAGCCCCCTTTAATGAAGAGGTCAAAAAGCAAGCGGAACTTGCTATTGAAGAAGCAGACACTTTGATTCTTGTAGTCGATGGGAAAGCCGGGGTTACCCTACTTGATGAGGAGCTTGCCAGGCTGCTTCTTAAAAAACAAAAAAAAGTAGTCTTAGCCGTCAACAAAATTGATGATATCTCGAAGAGCCATCTTATTCACCAATTCCATTCTTTGGGTTTAACTAAGATCATCCCCGTCTCGGCCACACAAAACTGGAATATTGCAGAGCTTCTTGAAGCCGCGCTTTCCGGGCTTGATGAGAAAAAAGGAGAGGAAAATAATTATCCCAAAGTCGCTGTCGTAGGAAGGCCGAACGTTGGAAAATCCTCCCTTGTTAACTACTTGCTTCAAGATGACCGCTGCATTGTAAGTCCGATTCCCGGAACTACAAGAGACAGCATCGATGTTACTCTAATTCATAACGAAAAACCTTATATCTTTATCGACACCGCTGGTATTCGAAGAAAAAAAGCAGAACATGATGTCGTTGATAAATTTGCGGCCATTAGAACTCAAGAAGCCATTGAACGCTCCGATATTTGCATCTTAATGATTGACGCCGTTGAAGGGATTACCCTTCATGATAAAAAAATTTCCAAATCTATAGAGGATGCCGGCAAAGGCTGTATTCTTTTAATTAATAAATGGGACTTAATTAAAGGCTTTAGAATGGAACATTGCCTTCAAGGCATTGAAGAGGAAGTCCCCTTCTTAAAACATTGCCCCAAGGTTTTCACTTCTGCAAAAACCGGAAGAAATGTGGATGAAATTTTCCCTCTTATCGATCTTATTGTGGAAGAGGGCAAAAAAAGGATCACAACCCACCAACTCAATGCTTTCCTTGTTCGAGCCATGCAGCTTAACCACCCTCCTATGATCCAAGGAAAAAGGCTTCGCATTTACTATATGACCCAAGTCGATGTCAATCCGCCTAAGTTCATCTTGTTTGTAAATTATGCCTCCCTTCTCTCGGATACTTATAGAAAGTATCTTTATAATCAGTTTAGAAAGTCTTTTGCGTTTACAGGCCTTCCAATCCGTATCCATACTAAGGATAAGGCTAAAGAGAGCCGAAAGAAAAAAGCTGAAAATCGATTAACCCCTTTACCGGAAAGCGTCTATCAAAGAGAAAAGATGGCAGAGACGCTCGATGAACAGGAAGACAGGCTTGAACAACTTCAAGCTTTCGAAGATGAAGATGGCCTTGATTAG